One Granulicella sp. 5B5 DNA window includes the following coding sequences:
- a CDS encoding phage head-tail connector protein has protein sequence MNSEIIQLSQPAVEPVLPAEAMVQLGLGNPVDSILNTQLTTQIANLLLAARRYCEGYTRSCYITTNWLYQGDHWPAWDSRYARNWYCGLRLPKPPFQSIQSFVYIDETGTPQTLPVDLTYGNSVTPTYAYQLDPGSDVKPARLLPAWARPWPPLRLVANAVQITFKSGFGGPVTASMANASAILTGPVFNPGDKGQSVSVPGAGAAGAALITTIASVDINGQATLADPAQAVVASTSNVYVGQPVPEEIRLAIKLATQFYYEQGAVTDLKMPRVVNDLLDGYVNRSA, from the coding sequence ATGAACTCAGAGATCATCCAACTCTCGCAACCGGCCGTCGAGCCCGTGTTGCCTGCTGAGGCTATGGTTCAGCTCGGCCTCGGCAACCCGGTCGACAGTATACTCAATACCCAGCTCACCACGCAGATCGCAAACCTGCTGCTGGCCGCGCGGCGTTATTGCGAAGGTTATACCCGCAGCTGCTATATCACCACCAACTGGCTCTACCAGGGCGACCACTGGCCCGCATGGGACAGCCGTTACGCCCGCAACTGGTACTGCGGTCTCCGCCTTCCCAAGCCGCCGTTTCAGTCCATCCAATCCTTCGTCTATATCGACGAAACGGGCACGCCGCAGACACTGCCCGTCGACCTGACCTATGGCAACTCCGTCACCCCGACATATGCTTACCAGCTTGACCCCGGCTCCGATGTAAAGCCTGCGCGCCTGCTGCCTGCATGGGCGCGTCCCTGGCCGCCGCTGCGGCTCGTCGCCAATGCCGTGCAGATCACCTTCAAGTCCGGCTTCGGTGGTCCCGTCACGGCGTCGATGGCAAACGCCTCAGCCATCCTCACCGGTCCAGTCTTCAACCCCGGCGATAAGGGACAGTCAGTCAGCGTTCCCGGGGCCGGTGCAGCGGGTGCGGCACTCATCACCACCATCGCCAGTGTCGACATCAATGGACAGGCCACACTTGCAGATCCTGCGCAGGCGGTCGTCGCCAGCACGTCGAATGTCTATGTCGGCCAACCGGTGCCGGAAGAGATTCGGCTGGCGATCAAGCTGGCGACACAGTTTTATTACGAGCAGGGCGCGGTCACCGACCTCAAGATGCCGCGCGTCGTCAACGATCTTCTCGACGGTTACGTGAACAGGAGCGCATAG
- a CDS encoding phage tail tube protein encodes MPYIDSQSFQGIGAQLSIGGVVGTAGALLPVFEITDQAFPEGTWDKLNVSNFNSLNKAKEYRKGMVDFGEMKLKGNFVPADPGQLALAAAFADPQNPYQFTMQYPKAPGQATAGNLYAFNAVVMGFSPGSTLQPDKTVELSVTLQIVSAPVLTAGS; translated from the coding sequence ATGCCTTATATCGATAGCCAGTCGTTTCAGGGAATTGGGGCGCAATTGTCGATCGGCGGAGTTGTCGGCACCGCAGGTGCATTGCTGCCCGTCTTTGAAATCACCGACCAGGCATTTCCCGAGGGAACATGGGACAAGCTCAATGTCTCAAACTTCAATTCGTTGAACAAAGCCAAGGAATACCGCAAGGGTATGGTCGACTTCGGCGAGATGAAGCTGAAGGGCAACTTCGTACCGGCAGACCCTGGCCAACTCGCGCTCGCCGCAGCTTTTGCGGACCCGCAAAATCCCTACCAGTTCACGATGCAGTACCCGAAGGCTCCGGGGCAGGCCACGGCCGGAAATCTGTATGCCTTCAACGCTGTCGTCATGGGCTTCTCGCCGGGCTCCACGCTGCAGCCTGACAAGACGGTTGAACTTTCCGTCACGCTGCAGATCGTCAGTGCTCCCGTGCTCACGGCGGGCAGCTAA
- a CDS encoding phage major capsid protein has protein sequence MTLAELKQLHTAALEKANAIDAKATTENRAMTAEETTAVSAAIAEAANLKQQIVNKEALMATQRSEPAVAGITLGDNLAEKKPWRNFGEFLGAVRKQSVRGGHVSDPRLQAALGASETSDADGGFLVPVEQSTDIIERMWDEGQIAGRADRTPMKSSRLTIPTLNETSRAAGFRYGGIQVYRVAEAGLLTPSKPNFGLLELIAQEIIGLLYTTDTLEEDTDALSVWAAKTFPKAMGFQYDLECFSGSGAGQFLGITMAPGTVQIAKDNGQAAATITTSNVLNMHAALLASSRKDACWFINQNCEQQLYQLTIPGEAGTAVALYVQPGTGSNVNGQYGKILGHPVIPVEQASTLGTVGDIVLADMSEYLIGERDGLQADSSIHVQFLTGQKAYRWRMRNDGKPKQKDPLTPLNGTQALSSFVTLATRS, from the coding sequence ATGACGCTTGCAGAACTCAAGCAATTGCACACTGCGGCTCTCGAAAAGGCCAACGCGATCGATGCGAAGGCCACCACCGAGAATCGCGCGATGACCGCCGAAGAGACGACTGCCGTCTCCGCCGCCATCGCCGAAGCTGCCAACCTCAAACAACAGATCGTCAACAAGGAAGCCCTGATGGCAACACAGCGCAGCGAGCCTGCCGTTGCTGGTATCACTCTCGGGGACAACCTCGCAGAAAAGAAGCCGTGGCGCAACTTCGGTGAGTTCCTCGGCGCTGTGCGCAAGCAGAGCGTCCGTGGTGGTCATGTCAGCGATCCTCGTCTACAGGCAGCTCTCGGTGCATCGGAGACCTCCGATGCAGACGGTGGTTTTCTGGTGCCAGTAGAGCAGTCAACTGACATTATCGAGCGCATGTGGGATGAGGGGCAGATCGCCGGACGGGCCGACCGCACACCGATGAAGTCTTCGCGACTTACCATTCCAACGCTCAACGAAACCAGCCGTGCGGCCGGGTTCCGTTATGGCGGCATCCAGGTCTACCGTGTGGCTGAAGCTGGCCTCCTCACTCCGAGCAAGCCGAACTTTGGTCTGCTTGAACTGATCGCGCAGGAGATCATCGGTCTCCTGTATACCACCGACACTCTCGAAGAGGACACAGATGCACTCTCTGTGTGGGCCGCCAAGACCTTTCCGAAGGCGATGGGCTTCCAATATGACCTTGAGTGCTTCAGTGGCTCGGGAGCAGGGCAGTTCCTTGGCATCACAATGGCGCCAGGCACCGTGCAAATCGCGAAGGATAATGGGCAAGCGGCAGCGACCATCACCACGAGTAATGTACTCAATATGCATGCCGCGTTGTTAGCATCGAGCCGCAAGGATGCGTGCTGGTTTATCAATCAGAACTGCGAGCAGCAGCTGTACCAACTCACCATCCCCGGTGAGGCTGGCACGGCGGTAGCGTTGTATGTGCAGCCCGGCACGGGTAGCAACGTCAACGGCCAGTATGGCAAGATCCTCGGTCACCCCGTCATCCCGGTTGAACAGGCGTCCACGCTCGGCACTGTTGGTGACATAGTGCTGGCAGACATGAGCGAGTACCTGATCGGCGAGCGGGATGGTCTGCAAGCGGACAGCTCCATTCATGTCCAGTTCCTGACTGGCCAGAAGGCCTACCGCTGGCGCATGCGCAATGATGGCAAGCCGAAGCAGAAGGACCCGCTGACCCCCCTGAACGGGACGCAGGCGCTCAGTTCCTTCGTCACGCTCGCTACCCGCTCGTAA
- a CDS encoding head-tail adaptor protein, protein MARWPYPFQNISNPDIIPPGMLRSQAQVQTKSSTQTGTGSQQSSWTTALTCMCAVMALTPKESFQDGQYISQVVSRISIYWPGTSVILTAGMQVLLSTVGMPVRTLTVQSVVPVAPRNRVIDLYCIEINGVQ, encoded by the coding sequence ATGGCACGCTGGCCCTACCCGTTCCAAAACATCAGCAATCCCGACATCATTCCGCCTGGGATGCTTCGTAGTCAGGCGCAGGTGCAGACCAAAAGCAGCACGCAGACGGGCACCGGTTCGCAGCAATCCAGTTGGACGACTGCACTCACCTGCATGTGTGCCGTCATGGCACTCACTCCGAAGGAGTCGTTTCAAGATGGCCAGTACATAAGCCAGGTCGTATCGAGAATCTCCATCTATTGGCCCGGTACGAGCGTCATACTCACGGCTGGAATGCAGGTTCTTCTCTCCACGGTGGGCATGCCGGTGCGCACATTGACGGTGCAGTCCGTGGTGCCAGTCGCGCCACGTAACCGAGTCATAGATCTCTATTGCATTGAGATCAACGGGGTGCAGTGA
- a CDS encoding S49 family peptidase, whose protein sequence is MSKAYSSIMSAMRSQVWAIDPNKLEAIMAFLALKAQGKDAEASVVADLHGAAQIQAARAKKVQQADSQATSIAVLPVYGLILHRGSSMRDISGPAATSTVRLLQQFNAAMDDPSVSAIIFDIDSPGGTVEGVDELATAIRNAKGKKQTIAVCNKLCASAAYFIASACSEIVASPSSMTGSIGVYCAHEDTSKYLENLGVKVSLIKFGENKAEGNPHEPLTDAARAHMQETVDMFGNMFEKAVAKGRSVPQQKVHDTFGQGLMFGAAQAVKIGMVDKVDTFDAVLARFGVSLSSSNQTSMELEAPPVVGSTSAPKADVGCKCQCAACLGGDCGSCTDDDCDDPNCEGCAMQAKAAKAASDRMRFRLQIANAEL, encoded by the coding sequence ATGAGCAAGGCATATAGCAGCATCATGAGTGCGATGCGGTCGCAGGTCTGGGCCATCGACCCAAACAAACTCGAAGCCATCATGGCCTTTCTCGCGCTCAAGGCGCAGGGTAAGGATGCTGAGGCTTCGGTGGTCGCCGACCTTCATGGCGCCGCACAGATCCAGGCAGCGCGCGCGAAGAAGGTGCAGCAGGCAGACTCGCAGGCAACGTCCATTGCGGTGCTGCCGGTCTATGGCCTCATCTTGCACCGCGGCAGCTCCATGCGGGACATCAGTGGGCCCGCCGCGACCTCGACCGTGCGACTGCTGCAGCAGTTCAATGCGGCAATGGATGACCCCAGCGTCTCCGCCATTATCTTCGATATCGACTCGCCTGGCGGCACGGTGGAGGGCGTCGATGAGTTGGCGACGGCGATCCGCAATGCGAAGGGCAAGAAGCAGACCATCGCCGTCTGCAACAAACTCTGTGCTTCGGCTGCCTACTTCATCGCCAGCGCCTGCAGCGAGATCGTTGCAAGCCCGTCTTCTATGACCGGTTCTATCGGCGTGTACTGTGCACATGAGGATACTTCGAAGTATCTCGAAAATCTTGGCGTCAAGGTGTCGCTCATCAAATTCGGCGAAAACAAGGCTGAGGGCAACCCCCATGAGCCGCTGACGGACGCTGCCCGCGCTCACATGCAGGAGACAGTGGACATGTTCGGCAATATGTTTGAGAAGGCCGTCGCCAAAGGCCGCAGCGTTCCGCAGCAGAAGGTGCACGATACCTTCGGCCAGGGCCTGATGTTTGGCGCTGCGCAGGCTGTGAAGATCGGCATGGTCGATAAGGTGGACACCTTCGACGCTGTACTGGCGCGGTTCGGCGTATCGCTCAGTAGTAGCAATCAGACATCGATGGAGTTGGAAGCGCCGCCGGTCGTCGGCAGTACTTCCGCTCCGAAGGCTGATGTAGGTTGCAAGTGTCAATGCGCTGCATGCCTCGGTGGCGACTGCGGAAGCTGCACCGACGACGACTGTGACGACCCCAATTGCGAAGGCTGTGCGATGCAGGCAAAGGCGGCAAAGGCCGCCAGCGATCGAATGCGGTTTCGGCTGCAGATTGCCAACGCTGAACTTTAG
- a CDS encoding DUF3168 domain-containing protein, which translates to MSIEAGLFQLLSQSAALQALVGNPAAFVFPVMLPEKPPLPCISYQLVGGSANPALTRSGVQRRRYQFDFWADYEQGTYDQAIALRDAVIHLLNGFTGALPNGFYVTSILYHQSLDGFENDARQYRCTAEFYITYNLPA; encoded by the coding sequence ATGTCGATCGAGGCTGGGCTCTTTCAACTGCTCTCGCAGTCGGCGGCGCTGCAGGCGCTGGTCGGCAATCCGGCAGCGTTTGTCTTTCCGGTGATGCTGCCGGAGAAGCCGCCGCTGCCGTGTATCAGTTATCAACTTGTCGGCGGCTCTGCTAACCCAGCGCTTACGCGGTCAGGGGTGCAGCGCAGGCGATATCAGTTCGATTTTTGGGCGGACTATGAGCAGGGTACCTATGACCAGGCGATTGCCCTGCGCGATGCCGTGATTCACCTGCTCAATGGATTTACTGGCGCATTGCCGAATGGGTTTTACGTCACCTCGATTTTGTATCACCAATCGCTCGACGGATTTGAGAACGACGCCCGGCAGTACCGCTGCACGGCAGAGTTCTATATCACCTACAATCTGCCCGCATAG
- a CDS encoding terminase TerL endonuclease subunit, whose protein sequence is MVYARGVVTGEIIACGFVKQACQRHLDDLEKSLDPLYPYRFDEGKANRPCWIISKFPHVSGKWARRVKGFDNRLVLEPWQCFIVCCLFGWISKSTGNRRFTKSYIEVNRKNAKSTLAATIGLYMLACDGEVDAQVFSGATKEKQALEVFRPGRLMAMRSHKFLLNFNVEVNKKSLTRADGSRFEPLVKNPGDGSSPSCAIVDEYHEHDTSTLYDAMESGMGAREQPLLFVITTAGFNVGGPCYMLRDDIIKVLAGTVKDDRQFGIIYTVDHVDEWKTDIGIAKANPNVGVSVSWEYLRGRQQDALEFAHKRNAILTKHFGVWTNAAADWMDMEKWKACADPSLSIKDFAGKPCWMGNDLAARIDLASRMLIFKESRTDRIFIEATDKDELVDQDHYTLFGYHYAPKSTIYDNEHRHYEQWVADGALIACDGVEVRLSQIQRDIENDAALYDMQCIAFDPWGAQQMQQDLASTFGEDVVCSIPQTPQYFSDPLKELRAAIYAGRVHHNGDPVLTWAVSNALINESPINETVMLRRGPNDKLKIDPVAAMITGMNRAYNAPTIQYTSTRVVAL, encoded by the coding sequence ATGGTCTATGCTCGCGGGGTCGTTACCGGCGAGATCATCGCCTGCGGCTTCGTCAAGCAGGCCTGCCAGCGTCATCTCGATGACCTGGAGAAGTCCCTTGATCCACTCTATCCTTATCGCTTTGATGAGGGAAAAGCGAATCGGCCTTGTTGGATCATCAGCAAGTTCCCGCATGTCTCCGGCAAATGGGCGCGCCGAGTCAAGGGCTTCGACAACCGGCTCGTTCTTGAGCCCTGGCAGTGCTTCATCGTCTGCTGTCTCTTCGGCTGGATATCGAAGTCGACTGGCAACCGGCGCTTCACGAAGTCGTATATCGAGGTCAATCGCAAGAACGCAAAGTCGACGTTGGCAGCAACAATCGGGCTTTACATGCTCGCATGCGATGGCGAGGTCGATGCACAAGTCTTCTCCGGCGCCACAAAGGAGAAGCAGGCGCTTGAAGTTTTCCGTCCCGGTCGGCTCATGGCGATGCGGTCGCACAAGTTTCTTCTCAACTTCAATGTCGAGGTCAACAAAAAGAGTCTTACCCGCGCCGATGGCAGTCGCTTTGAACCCCTCGTCAAGAACCCTGGCGATGGTTCCAGCCCTTCCTGCGCAATCGTCGATGAATATCACGAGCACGACACCTCCACACTCTATGACGCGATGGAGTCAGGCATGGGTGCGCGCGAGCAGCCTTTACTGTTCGTCATCACCACGGCTGGCTTCAACGTCGGCGGTCCGTGCTACATGCTGCGCGACGACATCATCAAGGTCCTCGCAGGTACAGTCAAAGACGACCGGCAGTTCGGCATCATCTATACGGTCGACCATGTAGATGAGTGGAAGACAGATATCGGCATCGCCAAGGCGAACCCTAACGTCGGTGTCTCTGTCAGTTGGGAATATCTGCGTGGGCGTCAGCAGGACGCACTTGAGTTCGCGCACAAACGCAACGCCATCCTGACGAAGCACTTCGGCGTGTGGACCAACGCCGCTGCTGACTGGATGGATATGGAAAAGTGGAAGGCCTGCGCCGACCCGTCGCTCTCCATCAAAGACTTCGCAGGCAAGCCTTGCTGGATGGGCAATGATCTCGCGGCGCGCATCGATCTCGCCAGTCGCATGCTCATCTTCAAAGAATCGCGGACGGACAGAATATTCATTGAGGCGACGGACAAGGATGAACTTGTCGACCAGGACCATTACACGCTGTTCGGCTATCACTATGCACCCAAATCCACCATCTACGACAATGAGCATCGGCACTATGAGCAATGGGTTGCGGACGGTGCTCTTATTGCTTGCGATGGTGTCGAGGTGCGACTCTCTCAGATCCAGCGCGACATCGAAAACGATGCCGCGCTGTATGACATGCAATGCATCGCCTTCGATCCCTGGGGTGCGCAACAGATGCAGCAGGACCTTGCCTCAACCTTTGGTGAGGATGTTGTTTGTTCCATCCCGCAGACCCCGCAATACTTCTCTGACCCACTCAAGGAACTCCGAGCGGCGATCTATGCGGGCCGGGTACATCACAATGGCGACCCGGTACTCACGTGGGCTGTATCGAACGCGCTGATCAACGAAAGCCCGATCAATGAGACTGTCATGCTGCGACGCGGGCCTAACGACAAACTGAAGATCGACCCTGTCGCTGCCATGATCACCGGCATGAACCGCGCCTATAACGCACCGACGATCCAATACACCTCAACCCGCGTGGTGGCTTTATGA
- a CDS encoding HK97-gp10 family putative phage morphogenesis protein codes for MSITYDNSGLQKRLEKLRQTMVEDAAKKAVLAGAKVIAVAMAEAAPVLDKRTANSKALEPGSVKADIRARMDRDPDNEMTTAIAGPTRRTGYVCRFLEFGHRWLWKKRYGGRSGPDVEPHPFLRAAYESSINEAISARDNVLREELRNV; via the coding sequence ATGTCCATCACCTATGACAACTCCGGGTTGCAGAAGCGGCTGGAGAAGCTGCGCCAGACGATGGTGGAGGACGCGGCAAAGAAAGCTGTTTTGGCGGGTGCGAAGGTTATTGCTGTAGCGATGGCCGAAGCCGCTCCCGTGCTGGATAAGCGCACCGCAAACAGTAAGGCCTTGGAGCCGGGTTCCGTAAAAGCGGATATACGCGCACGGATGGATCGTGATCCAGATAATGAGATGACAACTGCCATCGCCGGTCCCACGCGGCGTACAGGATATGTCTGTCGCTTTCTGGAGTTCGGACATCGCTGGCTCTGGAAGAAGCGTTACGGTGGCCGATCCGGGCCTGATGTTGAACCGCACCCGTTTCTACGCGCGGCCTATGAGTCAAGCATCAACGAAGCTATCAGCGCACGTGACAATGTGCTGAGGGAGGAGTTGCGAAATGTCTAA
- a CDS encoding glycoside hydrolase family 104 protein — translation MAAITAQQAGSANRIAFLDLLAFSEGTSSEELTQNDGYDVIVTGVDGGEVFTDYSDHPFAHRAAKVIRKGPPVLVSTASGRYQLLYRFWTSYKASLKLADFSPLSQDLVALQQIRERNALTMIDAGDFDLAISQCSSIWASLPGNSYGQGGKPMGVLLAKVLELQSA, via the coding sequence ATGGCAGCTATTACAGCACAGCAGGCTGGATCGGCGAATCGGATTGCGTTTCTCGATCTGCTGGCCTTCAGCGAGGGGACGTCAAGTGAGGAGCTGACGCAGAACGATGGGTATGACGTCATCGTGACAGGCGTGGATGGTGGCGAAGTGTTTACCGATTATAGCGATCATCCTTTTGCGCACCGTGCAGCGAAGGTGATTCGTAAAGGTCCTCCGGTGCTGGTATCGACGGCCAGTGGGCGCTATCAGCTGCTGTATCGGTTTTGGACGAGCTATAAGGCTTCGCTGAAGTTGGCTGATTTCTCGCCTCTATCGCAGGACCTGGTGGCGCTCCAGCAGATCCGAGAACGCAATGCGCTCACGATGATTGATGCTGGCGACTTCGATCTGGCGATCTCGCAGTGCTCGTCGATCTGGGCGAGTCTGCCTGGGAATAGCTATGGACAGGGTGGCAAGCCAATGGGTGTGCTGCTGGCGAAGGTGCTGGAGTTGCAAAGCGCGTGA
- a CDS encoding phage portal protein has protein sequence MKLISGIFEGALKLRADMGGGAPAPWDNFWYGPAGGHASAAGMRVTADTSKRLGTVIACVSAKSRQLASLPFKVYKDNPRGGKRVIDNHPVHRLIYFKPNRWQTPFEFKQMMQGHVELRGNAYAEIIIDDRTGIPLELVPLHPDRVKVEVIKSSGDLRYVYNDPLTGTTRVILQEEMFHLRDWSDVMAVGQSRISMALDVLGVALARQDYIGRFLKNDSRSGFIITGGNFRNKGEEDDFIESFQRSTTGSNRGRAIYGPNGLDVKSIGVTPVDAQLIEGHKASQVEICTIFNVLPHLVGVDAGKAATYASVEQFNIMNAVQSVLPMAIMWEQAIQRCLISGFRYYAKASLASLLRGDTASRFAAYHVAIGDGWMSQDDVREAEDMNPIPNGVGANYWRPVNWAPLKQLTNGTTVKSGGPGGSPGKDGKDGSSDNDDDQADETGGGGDNSAHLERLKLLAVDSAARCVRREVSGVQRLIQQKAGAWEISEFYAEQVRFINTVFTLDAAQQLAVKMACDDRAQHLTMLLGDEDDEFGAGAQVWIENVAATEPIKLAALAVEGAK, from the coding sequence TTGAAACTAATCTCCGGCATCTTCGAAGGCGCTCTCAAACTGCGCGCCGACATGGGCGGCGGTGCGCCTGCGCCATGGGACAACTTCTGGTATGGTCCCGCTGGCGGTCATGCTTCGGCTGCTGGTATGCGTGTCACGGCGGATACTTCCAAGCGTCTCGGCACCGTCATCGCATGCGTTTCGGCCAAGTCTCGGCAGCTCGCGTCGCTGCCGTTCAAGGTTTATAAGGACAATCCCCGCGGTGGCAAGCGGGTTATCGATAATCACCCGGTCCATCGCCTCATCTATTTCAAGCCGAACCGCTGGCAGACGCCCTTCGAATTCAAGCAGATGATGCAGGGGCACGTCGAGCTACGCGGCAACGCTTATGCCGAGATCATCATTGATGACCGCACCGGCATCCCGCTTGAGCTCGTGCCGCTGCATCCGGACCGCGTGAAAGTTGAGGTGATCAAGTCTAGCGGCGACCTGCGGTATGTCTATAACGATCCGCTGACGGGCACCACGCGCGTCATTCTGCAGGAGGAAATGTTTCACCTGCGCGACTGGTCAGATGTGATGGCTGTAGGGCAATCGCGCATCAGTATGGCGCTTGATGTGCTGGGCGTGGCGCTGGCGCGTCAGGATTATATCGGCCGGTTCCTGAAGAATGATTCGCGCTCCGGGTTCATCATCACCGGCGGCAACTTTCGCAATAAGGGCGAAGAAGACGATTTTATTGAGTCTTTTCAGCGTTCGACAACTGGCTCGAACCGTGGTCGCGCCATCTATGGACCCAACGGCCTCGACGTAAAATCCATCGGCGTCACCCCGGTAGATGCGCAGCTGATCGAGGGCCACAAGGCTTCGCAGGTTGAGATCTGCACCATCTTCAATGTGCTTCCGCACCTGGTCGGCGTAGATGCAGGCAAGGCTGCGACATATGCCTCGGTTGAGCAGTTCAACATCATGAATGCAGTGCAGTCCGTGCTGCCCATGGCCATTATGTGGGAGCAGGCAATTCAGCGCTGTCTCATCAGCGGATTCCGCTACTATGCGAAGGCGTCGCTGGCGTCGCTGCTGCGTGGCGATACGGCCAGCCGCTTCGCTGCCTATCATGTGGCCATTGGCGACGGCTGGATGTCGCAGGATGATGTGCGCGAGGCCGAGGACATGAACCCGATTCCCAATGGGGTCGGCGCAAATTATTGGCGTCCGGTCAACTGGGCACCGCTCAAGCAACTCACCAATGGGACGACCGTCAAGAGTGGCGGACCAGGAGGAAGCCCTGGCAAGGACGGCAAAGATGGCTCGTCCGACAATGATGATGACCAGGCCGACGAGACCGGCGGAGGTGGCGATAATAGCGCGCATCTCGAGCGCCTGAAGTTGCTGGCCGTTGATTCCGCAGCCCGTTGTGTGCGTCGCGAAGTCAGCGGTGTGCAGCGGCTGATCCAGCAAAAGGCCGGCGCGTGGGAGATATCCGAGTTCTATGCGGAGCAGGTGCGGTTTATCAATACCGTCTTCACGCTGGATGCCGCACAGCAATTGGCCGTCAAGATGGCCTGCGACGACCGCGCACAACACCTCACTATGCTGCTCGGCGATGAGGATGACGAGTTCGGCGCCGGAGCACAGGTGTGGATTGAGAATGTCGCCGCAACCGAGCCGATCAAACTGGCTGCACTGGCAGTCGAAGGAGCGAAATGA